A region from the Macrobrachium nipponense isolate FS-2020 chromosome 47, ASM1510439v2, whole genome shotgun sequence genome encodes:
- the LOC135204567 gene encoding histone H3-like: MARTKQTARKSTGGKAPRKQLATKAARKSAPATGKKKKGVKKPHRYRPGTVALREIRRYQKSTELPFQRLVREIAQDFKTDLRFQSSAVMALQEASEAYLVGLFEDTNLCAIHAKRVTIMPKDIQLARRIRGERA; the protein is encoded by the coding sequence ATGGCACGTACCAAGCAGACTGCTCGCAAGTCTACTGGAGGCAAGGCCCCACGAAAGCAGCTGGCCACCAAGGCTGCTCGTAAGTCTGCTCCtgctacaggaaaaaaaaaaaaaggagtgaagAAGCCTCACCGTTACAGGCCTGGTACCGTGGCCCTTCGTGAGATCCGTCGTTACCAGAAGAGCACAGAGCTGCCCTTCCAGCGCCTCGTTCGAGAGATTGCCCAGGACTTCAAGACCGACCTTCGTTTCCAGTCTTCTGCAGTCATGGCGCTGCAGGAGGCATCTGAGGCCTACCTCGTCGGTCTCTTTGAAGACACCAACTTGTGTGCCATCCACGCCAAGAGGGTCACCATCATGCCCAAGGATATCCAGCTTGCCCGCCGCATTCGTGGAGAGCGAGCCTAA